In Apus apus isolate bApuApu2 unplaced genomic scaffold, bApuApu2.pri.cur manual_scaffold_34_ctg1, whole genome shotgun sequence, one genomic interval encodes:
- the LOC127396228 gene encoding olfactory receptor 14J1-like, translated as MCNSSSISQFLLLAFADRRELQLLHFWLFLGIYLAALLGNGLIITTIAWDHHLHTPMYFFLLNLSLLDLGCISTTLPKAMANSLWDTRAISYSACAAQLLFFVFFLTAEFYLLTIMCYDRYVAICRPLHYGTLLGSRACVHMAAAAWASGFLNALLHTASTFSLPLCQGNALGQFFCEIPQILKLSCSHSYLRELGLLVFSAFLYFGCFVFMVVSYVQIFRAVLRIPSQQGRHKAFSTCLPHLAVVSLFISTGIFAYLKPPSISSPSLDLVVAVLYSVVPPALNPLIYSMRNQELKDALRKVISSLFKSERLKASFQK; from the coding sequence atgtgcaacagcagctccatcagccagttcctcctcctggcattcgcagacaggcgggagctgcagctcctgcacttctggctcttcctgggcatctacctggctgccctcctgggcaacggcctcatcatcaccaccatcgcctgggaccaccacctccacacccccatgtacttcttcctgctcaacctctccctcctcgacctgggctgcatctccaccaccctccccaaagccatggccaattccctctgggacaccagggccatctcctactcagcatgtgctgcacagctcttgttctttgtcttcttcctcaCAGCAGAGTTTTAccttctcaccatcatgtgctatgaccgctacgtggccatctgcagacccctgcactacgggaccctcctgggcagcagagcttgtgtccacatggcagcagctgcctgggcctctgggtttctcaatgctctgctgcacacagccagtacattttcactgcccctctgccagggcaatgccctgggacagttcttctgtgaaatcccccagatcctcaagctctcctgctcacactcctacctcagggaacttgGGCTTCTTGTGTTCAGTGCCTTTTTATActttggctgttttgtcttcatggtggtgtcctatgtgcagatcttcagggctgtgctgaggatcccctctcagcagggaaggcacaaagccttttccacctgcctccctcacctggccgtggtctcccTCTTCATCAGCACTGGCATctttgcctacctgaagcccccctccatctcctccccatccctggacctggtggtggcagttctgtactcagtggtgcctccagcactgaaccccctcatctacagcatgaggaaccaggagctcaaGGACGCCCTcaggaaagtgatttcttcattgttcaAGAGTGAGAGACTTAAAGCCTCTTTCCAGAAATGA
- the LOC127396229 gene encoding olfactory receptor 14J1-like: MSNSSSISQFLLLAFADRRELQLLHFWLFLGIYLAALLGNGLIITTIAWDHHLHTPMYFFLLNLSLLDLGCISTTLPKAMANSLWDTRAISYSACAAQLLFFVFFISAEWSLLTIMCYDRYVAICRPLHYGTLLGSRACVHMAAAAWASGFLNALLHTASTFSLPLCQGNALGQFFCEIPQILKLSCSHSYLRELGLLVFSLFFAFGCFVFMVVSYVQIFRAVLRIPSQQGRHKAFSTCLPHLAVVSLFISTGIFAYLKPPSISSPSLDLVVAVLYSVVPPALNPLIYSMRNQELKEAVWKLITKCFPEFLVCPSSSTFDL, translated from the coding sequence atgtccaacagcagctccatcagccagttcctcctcctggcattcgcagacaggcgggagctgcagctcctgcacttctggctcttcctgggcatctacctggctgccctcctgggcaacggcctcatcatcaccaccatcgcctgggaccaccacctccacacccccatgtacttcttcctgctcaacctctccctcctcgacctgggctgcatctccaccaccctccccaaagccatggccaattccctctgggacaccagggccatctcctactcagcatgtgctgcacagctcttgttctttgtcttcttcatctcagcagagtggtcccttctcaccatcatgtgctatgaccgctacgtggccatctgcagacccctgcactacgggaccctcctgggcagcagagcttgtgtccacatggcagcagctgcctgggcctctgggtttctcaatgctctgctgcacacagccagtacattttcactgcccctctgccagggcaatgccctgggacagttcttctgtgaaatcccccagatcctcaagctctcctgctcacactcctacctcagggaacttgGGCTTCTTGTGTTTAGCCTCTTTTTTGcatttggctgttttgtcttcatggtggtgtcctatgtgcagatcttcagggctgtgctgaggatcccctctcagcagggaaggcacaaagccttttccacctgcctccctcacctggccgtggtctccctgttcatcagcactggcatctttgcctacctgaagcccccctccatctcctccccatccctggacctggtggtggcagttctgtactcagtggtgcctccagcactgaaccccctcatctacagcatgaggaaccaggagtTGAAGGAAGCGGTGTGGAAACTCATTaccaaatgttttcctgaatttctAGTGTGTCCATCTTCCTCAACATTTGACTTATAA
- the LOC127396236 gene encoding olfactory receptor 14A16-like: LHYGTLLGSRACVHMAAAAWASGFLSALLHTASTFSLPLCQGNALGQFFCEIPQILKLSCSHSYLRELGLIVVNACLVFGCFVFMVVSYVQIFRAVLRIPSQQGRHKAFSTCLPHLAVVSLASSTGIFAYLKPPSISSPSLDMVVAVLYSVVPP; encoded by the coding sequence ctgcactacgggaccctcctgggcagcagagcttgtgtccacatggcagcagctgcctgggcctctgggtttctcagtgctctgctgcacacagccagtacattttcactgcccctctgccagggcaatgccctgggacagttcttctgtgaaatcccccagatcctcaagctctcctgctcacactcctacctcagggaacttgGGCTTATTGTGGTTAATGCCTGTTTagtgtttgggtgttttgtcttcatggtggtgtcctatgtgcagatcttcagggctgtgctgaggatcccctctcagcagggaaggcacaaagccttttccacctgcctccctcacctggctgTGGTCTCCCtggccagcagcactggcatctttgcctacctgaagcccccctccatctcctccccatccctggacatggtggtggcagttctgtactcagtggtgcctcca
- the LOC127396226 gene encoding olfactory receptor 14J1-like, translating to MSNSSSISQFLLLAFADRRELQLLHFWLFLGIYLAALLGNGLIITTIAWDHHLHTPMYFFLLNLSLLDLGCISTTLPKAMANSLWDTRAISYSACAAQLLFFFFFLSAEWSLLTIMCYDRYVAICRPLHYGTLLGSRACVHMAAAAWASGFLYSLLHTASTFSLPLCQGNALGQFFCEIPQILKLSCSHSYLRELGLLVLSLFLAFGCFVFMVVSYVQIFRAVLRIPSQQGRHKAFSTCLPHLAVVSLFISTAMFAYLKPPSISSPSLDLVVAVLYSVVPPALNPLIYSMRNQQLQDAVQKLVTGGFSEVLTWLSSCANHC from the coding sequence atgtccaacagcagctccatcagccagttcctcctcctggcattcgcagacaggcgggagctgcagctcctgcacttctggctcttcctgggcatctacctggctgccctcctgggcaacggcctcatcatcaccaccatcgcctgggaccaccacctccacacccccatgtacttcttcctgctcaacctctccctcctcgacctgggctgcatctccaccaccctccccaaagccatggccaattccctctgggacaccagggccatctcctactctgcatgtgctgcacagctcttgttcttttttttcttcctctcagcagagtggtcccttctcaccatcatgtgctatgaccgctacgtggccatctgcagacccctgcactacgggaccctcctgggcagcagagcttgtgtccacatggcagcagctgcctgggcctctgggtttctttattctctgctgcacacagccagtacattttcactgcccctctgccagggcaatgccctgggacagttcttctgtgaaatcccccagatcctcaagctctcctgctcacactcctacctcagggaacttgGGCTTCTTGTGCTTAGTCTCTTTTTAGcttttggctgttttgtcttcatggtggtgtcctatgtgcagatcttcagggctgtgctgaggatcccctctcagcagggaaggcacaaagccttttccacctgcctccctcacctggctgTGGTCTCCCTGTTCATCAGCACTGCCAtgtttgcctacctgaagcccccctccatctcctccccatccctggacctggtggtggcagttctgtactcagtggtgcctccagcactgaaccccctcatctacagcatgaggaaccagcagctccaggatgctGTGCAGAAACTGGTGACTGGAGGATTCTCAGAAGTGCTCACCTGGTTGTCTTCTTGTGCAAATCACTGCTGA